Within the Dolichospermum compactum NIES-806 genome, the region AAGGTGATGACTCTGGATTGGGTAAATCATCTCCACTATATAAAGATTCTTGATGAATAGTTAATTTCTGTTTTTTTCTATCTACAAATAAATCAATATCCAGAATTGGACTTTTAATTCGACTACTATATTGTAATATTTCCGAAAACCCATATTGTAATTTAATTACAGCAGGACTATCCACACTATTATCTAAAATCCTATCATTACCAAACCTACTAATTGCTTCTTCAAAACTAGTAATACCACGACTTTCATCAGGAATACTAGTTAAACAATCCTTTAAAAATTTTAATGTACTGATAAAATTACTTTTTCCAGAACCATTTGATCCTATAAAAATATTGAGATTTTTTAACTCTACAGCTTGAGATAACGAGAGATTTTTATAGTTCTGGGTAAAAATAAATTTAAGAATTGGTTGATCCATATTTTTTAATTTAAACTATATAAAAATGTTTTTTGGCTGAGAAAATTATACAATATATTTTCTGAGATTTACAATAAAAATATATTAGGATACAATAAAAATAAATCAACCAAAGGTGGCGTTTATGGCAACCCTACTCAGTGAAACCAAATCACAGACTGGACTGGTCATCTCTTGGGAAGCCTTACCCGATGATTTTCAGTTGGAGGATGAACCAGTGGAAAATACAGGACAGCCACTTTTAGCGGGGGCTTTGCGGGAAAGTTTAGAAATCAGTGGATTTATTCAACCACAAATGTTAATCGCTGCCAATTTTGGTCTGTGTGCCACGTTAAATGAGCAATTTGTGGCTAAAGCACCAGATTGGGTATATGTGCCTTCTGTTAAAGAGATATTAGCAGAACGTAAAAGCTATACACCCAATTTGGAAGGGGATATACCTGCTGTAGTGATGGAGTTTTTATCAGATAAAGACGGTGGAGAATATTCAGTTAAGCGTACCTATCCGCCGGGAAAATGGTTTTTTTATGAACAAATTTTACAAGTTGCCATTTACATCATATTTGAGCCAAATGGGGGATTATTAGAATATTATCAACTGGAAAATGGACGTTATGAATTAAAACAACCAGATGAGAATGGTCGTCATTGGATTGAAGAAATGGGACTGTTTTTAGGAACTTGGCGAGGTGCAAAAGAAGGACGGACTGGCTATTGGTTAAGATGGTGGGATCAAACAGGTAATTTGTTACCTTGGGCTGTGGAACAAATTGAACAGGAACGCCAACGGGCTGAACAAGAACGCCAACGGGCTGAACAAGAACGGGAGGAAAAAGAACGGCTAATAGCTTATTTGCGATCACAGGGAATTGACCCCAATAATTTGCCTATAAATTAGATATTGCGCTATATATATTAAGGGCTGGTGGGCATTGCCCACCCTACGGAATAATCAGACAATCACGAAATTATTGATGTTCAATGTTCCTGTTAATCCTGTGATTTCAATAATGGCATCGGTAGAACTATTAAATCCTGCTGTTGCATCATTAATAGCCACAAAGGTTTTTTGTCCAAAACTGAATTGAGCAGCGAAATTTGACCCAAAAGCTGCGGCTGTTAATTTTGCCCCGATATCTGCGGCATTTAGAGTATTAACTCCTCCCACATCTACAAATCCGGCTCGTGTCGTAGAAACACGGAACAAATCATTACCTGTTGTGGCGTTGAAGTCTGTAATTACATCAAAGTTAGCTAAGAGAGAATCAGTGAGATTTTGGTAAACAAATTTATCACTCCCTAAACCACCAGTTAAAGTATCTTTACCGCCTGCGCCAGTGAGAACATCATTATTTGCACCACCAACGAGGAAATCATTACCACTAGTACCTGTCACAGTCAGACTAAAAGGATTACCAATCTTTCCGTCAGCATTAGCATCTATGCCAAAATTAGTTTCTTGAGTTAAAGCATCAGCCGAATTTAATGCCCATTGTCCCTCAGAAGAAACCCAATTCCAGTTACTATCTAAACTCCAGATATGCAGGAAGTTTCCAGAAACGTTTTTCCAGAGAACTTGATTAACGCCATTGACAGTTTCTGCGGCTAGAGTTTGCCATCCTGAGTAGATATCTTGGTAGATTTGTTGTCCACCGTTTTTAATGGTATTCGGGGTATTTGTTCCGATTTGGGTAAAGTATTTATTGGCTGCATCTTTGATGAATTTGGTATTACCTGCTAATTCAATTGGGGTGTAACCAATAACACCATCACTATTAGCATCTATGCCAAAATTAGTTTCTTGAGTTAAAGCATCAACTGAATTTAATGCCCATTGTCCCTCAGAAGAAACCCAATTCCAGTTACTATCTAAACTCCAGATATGCAGGAAGTTTCCAGAAACGTTTTTCCAGAGAACTTGATTAACGCCATTGACAGTTTCTGCGGCTAGAGTTTGCCATCCTGAGTAGATATCTTGGTAGATTTGTTGTCCACCGTTTTTAATGGTATTCGGGGTATTTGTTCCGATTTGGGTAAAGTATTTATTGGCTGCATCTTTGATGAATTTGGTATTACCTGCTAATTCAATTGGGGTGTAACCAATAACACCATCACTATTAGCATCTATGCCAAAATTAGTTTCTTGAGTTAAAGCATCAACTGAATTTAATGCCCATTGTCCCTCAGAAGAAACCCAATTCCAGTTACTATCTAAACTCCAGATATGCAGGAAGTTTCCAGAAACGTTTTTCCAGAGAACTTGATTA harbors:
- a CDS encoding Uma2 family endonuclease; this translates as MATLLSETKSQTGLVISWEALPDDFQLEDEPVENTGQPLLAGALRESLEISGFIQPQMLIAANFGLCATLNEQFVAKAPDWVYVPSVKEILAERKSYTPNLEGDIPAVVMEFLSDKDGGEYSVKRTYPPGKWFFYEQILQVAIYIIFEPNGGLLEYYQLENGRYELKQPDENGRHWIEEMGLFLGTWRGAKEGRTGYWLRWWDQTGNLLPWAVEQIEQERQRAEQERQRAEQEREEKERLIAYLRSQGIDPNNLPIN